A DNA window from Camelina sativa cultivar DH55 chromosome 13, Cs, whole genome shotgun sequence contains the following coding sequences:
- the LOC104736155 gene encoding phosphoinositide phosphatase SAC4: MTSSPSMENGGSASSVSSALLGCMQEFKLFETQSNFYMIGWNGSGVYRILKIDRLDASELNLREDSTAYSKKECYELLKRIHEGNKATGGLKLVTVCYGIIGFIKFLGPYYMLLITERREIGEICGHVVYEVSKSEIIALQNSSVLTNYANSRDENRYKRLLCMVDLTKDFFFSYSYNIMRSFQKNICDHESGGSLYKKMFVWNEFLTRGTRHHLRNTLWTVALVYGFFKQTTLSEAGRNFKLTLIARRSRHNAGTRYLKRGINESGNVANDVETEQIVSEDVPVDRPMQISSVVQNRGSIPLFWSQETSRMKVKPDIVLSKKDLNYEATRVHFENLVERYGIPIIILNLIKTKERKPRESILRAEFANAIDFINKDLPEENRLKFLHWDLHKHFHSKTENVLALLGKVAACALMLTGFFYHQLTPAMKLEGYMSLSSSDADMSPHNSSDDDSGEYDSLEKNFCPRKNAANGDYDIKPSRLQRGVLRTNCIDCLDRTNVAQYAYGWAALGQQLHALGIRDAPTIELDDPLSSTLMGLYEMMGDTLAYQYGGSAAHNKVFSERRGQWKAATQSQEFLRTLQRYYNNAYMDADKQDAINIFLGTFRPEQGRQAVWELRSDSHSNGQSGEISRGEDERFLVKRCLSDGNILHESHTPMSAMSRKSESISHKGFVSSHQVTHIISESSPDMPAAGDVTLSRCTPSMPSTYFFGDAQKVQHNGSSSNYLSEQEDVSSVSNFVDIEWLSSSENLCENDQLSRPSVLTIYSTAETFSSENIITEAKQPTPAMSESGSSSRKGKEPMGTEQSVLTKIRDDFPDSFKQWVAYGEAICH; this comes from the exons ATGACCTCATCGCCGTCAATGGAGAACGGAGGCTCAGCCTCCTCTGTATCATCTGCTCTTCTTGGTTGTATGCAAGAATTCAAACTCTTTGAGACTCAATCG aatTTCTACATGATTGGTTGGAATGGTAGTGGAGTGTATAGAATACTAAAGATAGACCGGCTAGATGCGTCTGAGCTTAATCTCAGAGAGGATTCCACTGCTTATTCTAAAAAAGAATGCTACGAGTTGCTTAAACGGATACACGAAGGGAACAAGGCCACGGGTGGACTGAAACTTGTCACTGTTTGTTATGGAATTATtg GGTTCATTAAGTTTTTGGGACCATACTACATGCTTCTTATTACTGAAAGAAGAGAGATAGGTGAAATTTGTGGTCACGTTGTTTATGAAGTGTCAAAGAGTGAGATAATTGCATTGCAAAATTCTAGCGTGCTTACCAACTATGCAAATTCGAGAGACGAGAACAG GTACAAGAGACTCCTGTGTATGGTGGACCTTACAAAAGACTTCTTTTTTAGCTATTCGTATAATATAATGCGAAGTTTCCAGAAGAATATATGCGACCATGAGAGTggaggttctctctataagaAAATGTTTGTGTGGAACGAATTCTTGACTCGGGGGACCCGACATCATCTTCGGAATACCCTGTGGACGGTAGCATTGGTGTATGGTTTTTTTAAGCAG ACAACACTTTCTGAAGCTGGACGGAATTTCAAACTCACTCTTATTGCTAGACGTTCCCGCCATAATGCTGGAACCAG GTACTTGAAACGAGGAATAAACGAAAGTGGTAATGTTGCTAATGATGTGGAAACAGAGCAGATAGTGTCGGAGGACGTTCCTGTAGACCGTCCCATGCAAATAAGTTCTGTTGTGCAGAATCGTGGCTCAATCCCTCTATTCTGGTCACAGGAGACCTCAAGGATGAAAGTTAAGCCTGATATAGTAT TGTCGAAAAAGGACCTGAACTATGAGGCAACTAGAGTTCACTTTGAAAACCTTGTGGAGCGGTATGGAATCCCCATCATTATTCTGAACTTGATCAAG ACCAAAGAGAGGAAACCCAGGGAGTCGATTCTCCGGGCAGAGTTTGCTAATGCAATTGACTTTATAAACAAAGATCTGCCAGAAGAAAATCGGCTTAAATTCCTCCACTGGGACTTGCACAAACATTTTCACAG cAAAACAGAAAATGTATTGGCACTTCTTGGAAAAGTAGCTGCCTGTGCTTTGATGCTGACAGGTTTCTTTTATCATCAACTTACACCAGCAATGAAGCTTGAGGGTTATATGAGCTTGTCTTCTTCTGA CGCCGATATGTCTCCACATAATAGTTCTGATGATGATAGTGGGGAATATGATTCCTTAGAGAAGAATTTTTGCCCAAGAAAGAATGCTGCAAATGGCGATTATGATATCAAGCCAAGCAGGCTCCAGAGAGGAGTGCTGAGGACCAACTGCATAGATTGCCTTGATCGTACAAATGTTGCCCAATATGCATATGGTTGGGCTGCTCTAGGGCAACAGCTTCATGCTTTAGGAATTAGAGATGCTCCAACTATAGAACTTGATGATCCTTTGTCTAGTACTTTAATGGGGTTATACGAGATGATGGGAGACACACTAGCTTATCAATATGGCGGATCTGCAGCCCACAATAAG GTTTTTAGTGAGAGGCGAGGCCAGTGGAAAGCAGCAACCCAGTCACAAGAGTTCTTGAGGACTCTGCAACGTTATTATAATAACGCATATATGGATGCGGATAAACAAGATGCTATTAATAT ATTTCTTGGTACTTTCCGGCCTGAACAAGGGAGGCAAGCGGTGTGGGAGTTGCGGTCAGATTCCCACTCTAATGGACAAAGTGGAGAGATAAGCAGGGGGGAAGATGAAAG GTTTCTTGTGAAGAGGTGCTTATCAGATGGGAATATTCTCCATGAAAGTCACACTCCGATGTCCGCAATGAGTAGAAAGAGTGAAAGCATATCACATAAAGGCTTTGTGTCGTCACACCAAGTGACTCATATAATTTCAGAGTCATCTCCAGATATGCCAGCTGCCGGTGATGTAACATTATCGAG GTGTACTCCGTCAATGCCTAGCACATATTTTTTTGGAGATGCCCAAAAGGTTCAACATAATGGTAGTAGCTCCAATTACTTGTCCGAGCAAGAAGATGTGTCTAGTGTCTCAAATTTCGTTGATATTGAGTGGCTTTCTTCGTCGGAAAATCTATGTGAGAACGATCAATTGTCCAG GCCGTCAGTGCTTACAATATATTCAACCGCCGAGACGTTTTCATCAGAAAATATCATTACTGAAGCAAAACAACCGACGCCAGCTATGAGTGAGAGTGGATCAAGCAGCAGGAAG GGAAAAGAACCTATGGGAACCGAACAATCTGTACTCACAAAGATTCGCGATGATTTCCCAGATAGCTTCAAACAATGGGTAGCGTACGGGGAAGCAATCTGCCATTGA